From Anopheles arabiensis isolate DONGOLA chromosome 3, AaraD3, whole genome shotgun sequence, a single genomic window includes:
- the LOC120902626 gene encoding uncharacterized protein LOC120902626 — protein sequence MRKIMFFYTRMIQLAWSIFVMELTTIEGHTESIQRKLYEPPLRRGLRSVLIHAHVGDTATNSFPSAEMDSYQGLVGRPGIDFPVLTHIPNTVFDCKNHGNGYFADLETRCQVFHICDDGKKISFLCPNGTIFRQLDLICDWWFKVDCASTPNHFAESTEMLTQAKRARLQSKHPVPQPINHSDESLTVSIQNKRLLLGNTANLGQQSFLSKNNVPKVLEFNRRNNRSNSADTAVSDGLKNQRNVNTNDNIDRLSNSADEIQDTAQSASFASITKKMFNTYYAQDQLFKDQTTSNKTKRDETIDEGSHRDYLSTLQPFKDSRVANNNNSNRNAMHYMAYTTARKLNLNSKVTQFYTPTVPTFTTSTKTVMVGTVTEDPMVTTKATTIHRFNNGGVSGSEESQSFDTQFAHSLRREGIADEESIMDHAIEIMQTIKNLNIDESENHRSIMKKTIDDVKAHTSTVADGTFARIDPRVKNSLGFLLHPPGIHQNVNGFKRMRIVSERNSNVDVGHRSLLTQTTLNEYDRLFQSNQNENNGNHIDDVHDHDVSEAEFYMDSQMEHDLEGQSSRYPIFGMSNSTQIRELAQIFTHALSAYLQDPVTFRRILTEIRPKAPIMQPTNPKSIVMNKSEIGGMGRNFPISIETTTPSITNPIEYERLKGPENYEVLDFSDVTTTTSNSNSATDFETTLIDTSTMPTTTIDSNADSKKKKAKSDEMLRKQGKSLSIKFITNSRNELADEVNNELRAPASTSYIASTNLASLNDKKNNTLVMDSYITSQMNTSVPPNYRALPTAPINIVTETISVPQTVLKPPVISNIRYPMEQRSKTKELLEDDEQLQRAQSEFILANQNNGPIYERNKYSVISLHNLKENSVSVETFNVSNKTSNKTNITVQHNVSQQQTQGGIPSSRTTMSYTVFFDPLTINDELMELEKPTPTVAHVPGIYNNRQYESNKIHLNTDTAISDAPKKNISDQFMSENQRDDPIMQKKAIEMFGDLNDVQAEKIMSAIKMADKDKSMRRLILLLIRTCDDDPTSTGEESRKALLEALIKLGGVVGPQHTDELQILSAKQKHDTTNRRAKEIGYGQTTNFLYDELTDLTESQNITATTENYANISSNYENNGGDSGSQDEGSEEWSKGSGTTDATTKIYNSPGESNLPKIATSKWVYGYDETNPPQYTTTPLPSTVFQTTVDSTSTVFTMITEPTVITTMAGSATSETSDYGSSSTIQTTPVDFFDTEYRSRESLESDSSSEMKPTFTVSKRLPKDLSNSLANPLSDNHKQLSPHNSDTRALELLKSLYSLAARWG from the exons A tgcgcaaaataatgtttttctaTACGAGGATGATACAGTTAG CGTGGTCGATTTTTGTGATGGAACTAACGACCATAGAGGGCCATACTGAAAGTATTCAACGAAAGTTGTATGAACCACCATTGCGACGAGGTCTACGAAGTGTATTAATACATGCACATGTGGGTGATACAGCAACTAATTCATTCCCTAGTGCCGAAATGGACAGTTATCAAGGATTGGTCGGCAGACCAGGTATTGATTTTCCGGTTCTTACTCATATTCCCAATACCGTTTTTGACTGCAAAAACCATGGCAATGGTTATTTTGCCGATTTGGAAACACGTTGTCAG GTGTTCCATATCTGTGATGACGGAAAGAAGATCTCGTTTCTTTGTCCAAACGGCACGATCTTTCGACAGCTTGATCTTATTTGTGATTGGTGGTTTAAAGTAGACTGTGCTTCTACACCAAATCATTTTGCTGAAAGCACCGAAATGCTGACCCAAGCAAAGAGAGCTCGTTTACAAAGCAAACATCCTGTACCCCAACCAATCAATCACAGTGACGAAAGCCTTACGGTCAGCATTCAAAATAAACGATTGCTGCTTGGAAATACTGCGAATTTGGGGCAACAATCTTTTTTATCTAAAAATAATGTCCCTAAAGTGCTCGAATTTAACAGACGCAACAATAGAAGCAATTCTGCAGATACTGCCGTGAGCGATGGACTTAAAAATCAAAGAAATGTTAACACTAATGATAATATTGATAGGTTATCTAATTCTGCAGACGAAATACAAGATACGGCACAAAGCGCGTCGTTTGCATCTATAACtaagaaaatgtttaacaCGTATTACGCACAAGACCAGCTATTCAAAGATCAAACCAcctcaaataaaacaaaacgagatGAGACCATCGATGAAGGTTCTCATCGTGATTACCTTTCAACATTGCAACCGTTTAAAGATTCTCGTgtagcaaacaacaacaatagtaACAGAAATGCAATGCACTACATGGCTTACACAACTGCACGAAAACTGAATTTGAACAGCAAAGTTACGCAATTCTATACGCCAACAGTACCCACATTCACCACCAGCACGAAAACGGTAATGGTGGGGACAGTTACAGAGGATCCCATGGTCACGACAAAGGCCACAACTATCCATCGTTTCAACAACGGTGGTGTTAGTGGATCCGAAGAATCGCAAAGCTTTGATACCCAATTCGCCCATTCGCTTCGGAGAGAGGGGATAGCTGACGAAGAGTCCATTATGGATCATGCAATCGAGATTATGCAAACTATTAAAAATCTTAACATCGATGAATCTGAAAATCATAGAAGtataatgaaaaaaacgatAGATGATGTGAAGGCTCATACGTCCACCGTAGCTGATGGTACATTCGCTCGAATTGATCCGCGTGTAAAGAATTCATTGGGGTTTTTACTGCATCCACCAGGAATTCATCAAAATGTGAATGGTTTCAAAAGAATGCGGATTGTCTCTGAGCGTAACTCTAATGTCGATGTTGGACATCGTTCGCTCCTAACACAGACCACGTTAAATGAATACGATCGTCTCTTCCAATCAAACCAAAACGAAAATAATGGAAACCATATAGATGATGTTCATGATCACGATGTCTCAGAAGCAGAGTTTTATATGGATTCTCAAATGGAACACGACCTCGAAGGTCAATCTTCAAGGTATCCCATTTTTGGAATGTCAAATTCAACGCAAATTCGAGAACTTGCGCAAATATTTACCCATGCTCTTTCGGCCTATTTACAAGATCCCGTCACATTTAGACGCATACTTACTGAAATTCGACCCAAAGCTCCAATAATGCAGCCAACCAATCCAAAATCGATTGTGATGAACAAATCAGAAATTGGTGGAATGGGAAgaaattttcccatttccattGAAACTACAACCCCTTCGATTACAAATCCCATTGAGTACGAACGTTTAAAGGGTCCTGAAAATTATGAAGTTTTGGATTTCTCTGACGTGACTACAACTACGTCCAATTCAAATTCAGCCACGGATTTCGAAACAACACTTATAGATACATCAACGATGCCAACAACAACTATAGACAGTAACGCcgattcaaaaaaaaaaaaagctaaatcaGACGAAATGTTAAGAAAGCAGGGTAAAAGTTTATCAATCAAGTTTATAACCAATAGTCGCAATGAACTTGCTGATGAAGTTAATAATGAACTAAGAGCACCGGCTTCAACTAGTTATATTGCTTCGACAAATCTAGCAAgtttaaatgataaaaaaaataacaccttAGTCATGGATTCATACATCACGAGTCAAATGAACACAAGTGTACCGCCAAATTATAGGGCACTTCCAACAGCCCCAATCAACATTGTAACAGAGACAATTTCAGTTCCGCAGACTGTTCTAAAGCCTCCAGTTATATCAAATATCCGATATCCCATGGAACAGAGATCTAAAACAAAAGAGCTACTAGAAGATGATGAGCAGCTGCAACGCGCTCAAAGTGAATTTATTCTGGCTAACCAAAACAATGGCCCAATATACGAACGGAACAAGTACAGCGTGATAAGCTTACACAATTTGAAGGAAAACTCTGTAtctgttgaaacttttaacgTATCTAACAAAAcatcgaacaaaacaaacattactGTTCAACATAATGTCTCACAACAACAGACTCAAGGAGGTATCCCATCCTCACGCACTACAATGTCCTACACAGTATTTTTTGACCCTTTAACAATTAACGATGAGCTTATGGAACTCGAAAAACCAACACCAACGGTAGCACATGTTCCAGGAATTTATAACAACAGACAGTATGAGAGTAACAAAATTCACCTTAATACAGATACAGCCATATCTGATGCACCAAAGAAAAATATATCAGACCAATTTATGAGTGAAAATCAGCGCGATGATCCtataatgcaaaaaaaggcTATAGAAATGTTTGGCGACCTGAACGATGTGCAAGCGGAAAAAATTATGTCCGCAATTAAAATGGCCGATAAAGATAAATCGATGCGAAGATTGATTTTGCTTTTGATACGTACCTGCGATGACGATCCAACAAGTACGGGTGAAGAATCACGAAAAGCTCTTTTAGAAGCTTTAATAAAACTCGGTGGTGTCGTGGGTCCACAACATACTGATGAATTACAAATTTTAtctgccaaacaaaaacacgataCCACCAATCGCCGTGCTAAAGAAATTGGATATGGTCAAACTACTAACTTTTTGTACGATGAATTAACTGATCTGACAGAATCTCAAAATATTACAGCAACCACGGAAAACTATGCAAATATTTCTTCAAACTATGAGAATAATGGTGGAGATTCCGGAAGTCAAGACGAAGGTAGTGAGGAATGGTCTAAAGGGAGCGGAACTACggatgcaacaacaaaaatctatAACTCACCAGGCGAAAGCAACCTACCAAAAATTGCCACTAGCAAATGGGTATATGGCTATGACGAAACGAATCCTCCCCAGTATACAACAACACCACTACCGTCAACAGTGTTCCAAACTACAGTCGATAGTACTTCAACCGTTTTTACAATGATTACGGAGCCTACAGTTATAACAACTATGGCGGGAAGTGCAACATCAGAAACATCTGATTATGGCAGCTCTTCAACCATCCAGACTACACCAGTCGACTTCTTTGATACTGAATATAGATCACGAGAATCTTTAGAATCTGATTCATCTTCAGAAATGAAACCAACATTCACCGTATCCAAGCGTTTACCAAAGGATCTATCGAACTCATTGGCTAATCCACTGTCTGATAACCATAAACAATTATCTCCTCATAACTCCGACACACGTGCACTTGAACTATTGAAATCGCTTTACTCTTTGGCGGCACGATGGGGATAA